GCGATCTGGAAAAGGCTGAAGAATATCTTCCTGAAACCGTTGGTTCAGGGGAATGGGGACGTGTAACCAAGTTCGTGGCAACCGGATTGAAAGCCCGTATTTTATTGCATGTTGCCAGCCCATTGTATGCGGACCGCACGGTAAATACCTTGGCTGTTAATCAATTCGACGGTGATCGTATGGCTACTTATCGTGCCGCCAGGGATGCCGCAATTAAAGTGATTGAGGATGGCCCATTTGAGCTGATCGATTGCAGAGGAGGCATCAATACTGAAAGGGCTGAGAAATTCAAAGCTATCATGACGGATATTCAAAACAGCGAGCAAATGTTTGTCCGTAATTACCACACTTCTATTGGAGCTGCGAATAATATGGGATTATGGCATGGACCGAATGGTTATCATAACTGGGCAGGAACTACGCCAACACAGGATTTGGTAATGGCGTTTGAATTCGAGGATGGAACTATGCCGGAAGGGATGACTAAACCCGGAGAATTCCAGAAAGGAAATCCCTATAATGGTCGTGAACCTCGTTTTTATGCCACTGTAGCTACCGACGGGAATACCTGGGGACGTCCGCGTCCGGCTGATGCCGCCACGTTGGATCCTACTCCTCTGGGAACCCTGCAGGCAGGTAAATATGAAGTGACCGACGGTGATGTGCAAATTGAATACCGTGATGGAGTTGTCCGACGCTCAATGTGGGGTGTGGATACCCGTCAGGGACCTATCGAAGACTGGAATGGGTCATGGACAGGTTATTACGAGAAGAAATTGATCGACACTTCCGTTGATGCACAGTATTTCAGGCAAACCGTACCGCATGTTTATATGCGTTTGGCCGAAATGTACCTCATCGCTGCAGAAGCAAGTATTGAATTGAATGAATTGGAGGAAGCGGCAAAGTGGCTGGATATCTTGCGTGGACGTATTGAGTTGAAAGATACCAGATCTACCCTGGCTGCCCGTGGAAAACAATTTTCCCAGGCCGATATGCGTGATTTCCTGCGTCAGCAACGTCGTGCAGAATTCGCCTATGAGCAACATCGTTATTTTGATGTTCGCCGTTGGATGATCGCTCCGGAAGCAGGTAATAAACCTTTGACGGGGATTATTGTAGAAGGTATCCTGAAACCGGGTCAGACATCTTATAAACCGTATATTCACAATGAAGAGAAATATGATTACTACTATTATGTAAATGATCTCTCCAGTCGTGAGAACCGGAAATGGTTGGATAAGATGTATTTTGCCCCTATCCATCAGGATGAAATTCGTCGTAATCCAAATCTGGTTCAAAATCCGGGAATGGACTAATTATTTTTCAACTATTCTGTCCTGTTATGAGTTGATTTACATCTTGTGGCAACTTATCTCAGGACAGGACAGATTTCCGGCTTTATCCGATTGATTATATTTATTTTGTCCGTTCGATAAAAAGATGTAAATTTGGATTTATTTTTTACTAATTATTAGAAACTGTTTAAATTTTACCGAAATATTTTTATAATTGAGTTCTTTGTTTTTCTTTGCTACTGTTTTGGTCTCTTTTGCGCATCTTTTTCACTTTTTCCTTTTGATTTAGCCCGCTAAATCTGCAAGAAAAAAATAAAAAATCTATCCCAAAATAAACTCAAAACAGTATTGCAATAAAATTTAAACAGTTTCTTAGTTAATACCATTTTTTCATGAAAAGAAAACTCAAAATGGGCATGGTCGGCGGTGGGAGCGATGCCTTTATCGGAGCTATACACCGTCGTGCAGCATTTATGGATAACCTGATCGAACTGGTCTGTGGTTGTTTCAGTGCCAATCCGGAAATATCCAGAAGTTCCGGAAGGGAATATTTCATTCCGGATCACCGGATCTATGACAACTACCATGAAATGTTTGAACGCGAAATGGAGTTGCCAGAAGAAGAACGGATGGATTTTGTGACCATCGTAACCCCCAATAAATGGCATTTTGAACCTGCCATGATGGCCCTGGAGAGAGGTATTCACGTTGTGCTCGACAAACCGATCACCTTTTCCCTCGAAGAGGCAGTAAAACTCAGGGAAAAAGTAGAGGAGACCGGTCTGGTACTGGCGCTCACACATGTCTATTCGGGCTATCCTGCCGTTAAAGAGGCGAAGGCACGTATTGCCGGCGGTGAGTTGGGCAGGATCAGAAAAGTGTATGTGGAATATACACAGGGATGGCTGTCGCAGCGTATTGAATTACAAGGAGGAAATAACGCCGGCTGGAGAACAAATCCCAACACTACCGGTAAAGCAGGTTGTATGGGAGATATAGGTACCCATGCCTGGCACCTTGCCGAATATGTGACGGGACTCAAAGTTCAGGAAGTATGTGCCGATCTGCAGACTTATGTGGAGGGACGTCCTGTGGATGATGACGGTGCTTCGTTACTCCGTCTGGAGACCGGTGTGACCGGTGTGCTGATGGCTACTCAAATCGCTACTGGCGAAGCCAATAATATCCGTATTCGTGTGTATGGAGATAAGGGCGGATTGGAATGGAGGCAGATGGACCCGAATCGTTTGATCCTGAGATGGGGAGATAAACCCACACAAGAACTCTATATGGGGAATAACGAATTCCTGAGCGATATTGCCAAATGGAATACCAGAACACCTGCAGGACATCCGGAAGGTTTTATTGAAGCATTTGCCAATATTTACCGGAACTTTGCTTTAACTGTAATGGCTAAGAGAAACGGGGAAGTCCCCAATGGGCACATTACCGATTTCCCATCCGTTTACGACGGAGTCAGGGGAATGCAATTTGTGGAAACGATGGTAGAAGCAAGCAAGGATAACCATACAAAATGGTTTAAATGGATTGAATAAAGATAATTTTTGTCAAAGAAGTACTTTTTATAGATTCATTTTTTTAAATAGAATAAAATTTCGTACTTTTATTGGCAAATAATAGCAATATATAGATAAAAACTATAATTTAAAACTTTTTATCAGGAACTACAATGTCGAAACGTGCCAGGAGGGAACAGAGAACAGGTAAAAAATTGCATCAACGAAAAGGTTTTTTCCTTCTCATCGGAATATTCATCGGAATTGTTTTTGTTGCAGCCCTGTACCAGACTTCAGTCTATTTTTCCACGAATGAATCCTGCATGATGTGCCACGTGCATCCTCATGCAGAAGAAAGTTGGATGTTGTCGGTCCATGTGAACAACTCAAGTGGAGTGATGGTCAACTGTGTAGACTGCCATCTTCCGCCTAAAGACGACACTTGGGCGCATTATACGGCAAAGATATCGCTGGGTGTGCGTGATTTGTGGGGATACCTTACCAAGGATCCTGCAGAGATCGACTGGGACAGAAAATCGGAATTGGAACATGCTGTGAAATATATTCCTAACGAGTCTTGTGTAAAATGTCACCAAAATCTCTTTCCACAAGGAATCAGCGATGATGGTATTACGGCACATCTTTATTATGAGGAGAATGCGGAAAAGCTCGATTTGCAGTGTATCAGTTGCCATTTGGATGTAGGGCATTACAACCCGAACTATTCCCATGGGCAGATGGTTGGCGTTCCCGGCATGACCGGAGCTGCAGCAGCAGATACCAGCTTGTTTTATAAGGAGCCGGCGGTGGTCACCGGTTTTGCCAATTATACAGAGCAGATTCCCGGTACGGCAGTTTCGTTTGAGATGATCGCAATCCCTGGTGGTACTTTCAAGATGGGAAGTCCGGAAAAAGAACCTTTCCGCAATCCGGACGAATCGCCGCAGCATGAGGTATCTCTGAGTCCGTTCTTTATGGCGGAGGTAGAAACCACCTGGGATATGTACTGGGCATTCTATGCGGAGACGATGAGCGAAGGGCGTACTCCTCCTGAAACGGTATATGCGAACAACCTGAATGCAATGGGAGTAGACGCCATATCAGGTCCTACGCCTCCATTCGGCTATCCCGACCAGGGGTGGGGACAAGGTGACCGTCCTGCTATTACAATGACCCATTATGCTGCCGAAACATTCTGCCAGTGGTTATCGGAGAAGACCGGTAAGAAATACCGTCTCCCTAC
This window of the Proteiniphilum saccharofermentans genome carries:
- a CDS encoding Gfo/Idh/MocA family protein gives rise to the protein MKRKLKMGMVGGGSDAFIGAIHRRAAFMDNLIELVCGCFSANPEISRSSGREYFIPDHRIYDNYHEMFEREMELPEEERMDFVTIVTPNKWHFEPAMMALERGIHVVLDKPITFSLEEAVKLREKVEETGLVLALTHVYSGYPAVKEAKARIAGGELGRIRKVYVEYTQGWLSQRIELQGGNNAGWRTNPNTTGKAGCMGDIGTHAWHLAEYVTGLKVQEVCADLQTYVEGRPVDDDGASLLRLETGVTGVLMATQIATGEANNIRIRVYGDKGGLEWRQMDPNRLILRWGDKPTQELYMGNNEFLSDIAKWNTRTPAGHPEGFIEAFANIYRNFALTVMAKRNGEVPNGHITDFPSVYDGVRGMQFVETMVEASKDNHTKWFKWIE
- a CDS encoding SUMF1/EgtB/PvdO family nonheme iron enzyme, yielding MSKRARREQRTGKKLHQRKGFFLLIGIFIGIVFVAALYQTSVYFSTNESCMMCHVHPHAEESWMLSVHVNNSSGVMVNCVDCHLPPKDDTWAHYTAKISLGVRDLWGYLTKDPAEIDWDRKSELEHAVKYIPNESCVKCHQNLFPQGISDDGITAHLYYEENAEKLDLQCISCHLDVGHYNPNYSHGQMVGVPGMTGAAAADTSLFYKEPAVVTGFANYTEQIPGTAVSFEMIAIPGGTFKMGSPEKEPFRNPDESPQHEVSLSPFFMAEVETTWDMYWAFYAETMSEGRTPPETVYANNLNAMGVDAISGPTPPFGYPDQGWGQGDRPAITMTHYAAETFCQWLSEKTGKKYRLPTEAEWEYAARGGTETPYFFPGSPKDFSDQGFMRNVFKPKTDGITSYVVYDKNSNGRTQPPSEVMANPFGLKNMLGNVMEYTADKYDPQAYAKRSGVTHNPRVTEGDEWVVRGGLYSSDAADVRSASRRHTQHEAWLRTDPQQPKSIWWYSDIKGIGFRVVCEPDL
- a CDS encoding RagB/SusD family nutrient uptake outer membrane protein, translating into MRNIKQIITIIVLGFAIVLNSCSDFMDIVPSTSYTEQMVFTDAALTQAFVNDLYNNIHPGAQEHSLDGLTDDAYFTHNYGQKDVVEAASISQTNLQWYDNNNNPFRWVNRYRGIRYANIIINNIDNVPEKVGFNLNRMKGEAYYMRAHMYHELIRGFGGVPIVTEDFSLDQVEEMKKPRNTMRECLEFIVSDLEKAEEYLPETVGSGEWGRVTKFVATGLKARILLHVASPLYADRTVNTLAVNQFDGDRMATYRAARDAAIKVIEDGPFELIDCRGGINTERAEKFKAIMTDIQNSEQMFVRNYHTSIGAANNMGLWHGPNGYHNWAGTTPTQDLVMAFEFEDGTMPEGMTKPGEFQKGNPYNGREPRFYATVATDGNTWGRPRPADAATLDPTPLGTLQAGKYEVTDGDVQIEYRDGVVRRSMWGVDTRQGPIEDWNGSWTGYYEKKLIDTSVDAQYFRQTVPHVYMRLAEMYLIAAEASIELNELEEAAKWLDILRGRIELKDTRSTLAARGKQFSQADMRDFLRQQRRAEFAYEQHRYFDVRRWMIAPEAGNKPLTGIIVEGILKPGQTSYKPYIHNEEKYDYYYYVNDLSSRENRKWLDKMYFAPIHQDEIRRNPNLVQNPGMD